In Chanodichthys erythropterus isolate Z2021 chromosome 18, ASM2448905v1, whole genome shotgun sequence, the following are encoded in one genomic region:
- the plekha1a gene encoding pleckstrin homology domain-containing family A member 1a isoform X1, whose product MPYVDRQNRICGFLDIEDVENSGKFLRRYFILDTQQGSLVWYMDNPQNLPVGAKHVGSLSLTYISKVSDATKQRPKAEYCFVINAGMRKFFLQANDQQDLVEWVNALNNATKITVPKSSDAVHSESQRLASNGNKKQVPYKTEIIAGVAVVTQTQQDGEVAHSVVGEKVGLRKAQNNPPYLHTRAGQDQAVIKAGYCVKQGALMKNWKRRYFVLEQNSISYFKSDLEKEPLKIILLKEVHKVQECKHGEIMMRDNLFEVVTTSRTFYIQADSPEEMHSWIKAISGAIVAQRGPGRSAASEHIVGSSCFYRQLAGHAIPRTPSPAVSAYPECRGPTRSGLGQRALHEPAAPAPPTRPPVTARDPPLQVTHESPWRRRSSFGMCDVPLPQLDLDSADLPVSEV is encoded by the exons ATGCCTTACGTGGACCGGCAGAACCGCATATGCGGTTTCCTGGATATCGAAGATGTGGAGAACAGTGGCAAGTTCCTGCGACGGTATTTCATCCTGGACACGCAACAGGGCAGTCTGGTCTGGTACATGGACAACCCTCAG AACTTGCCTGTAGGTGCCAAACATGTGGGTTCCCTCAGTCTCACCTACATATCCAAG GTCAGTGATGCCACCAAACAGAGGCCAAAGGCTGAGTACTGCTTTG TCATCAATGCAGGAATGAGGAAGTTCTTTCTGCAAGCTAATGATCAGCAGGATCTTGTGGAATGGGTCAACGCACTCAACAATGCAACCAAAATCACA GTCCCTAAGTCCTCTGATGCCGTTCACTCTGAGAGTCAGAGGTTGGCTTCAAATGGCAACAAGAAACAGGTCCCATACAAGACTGAGATCATTGCAGGAGTGGCTGTCGTCACACAGACACAG CAGGATGGAGAGGTGGCACACAGTGTTGTAGGAGAGAAGGTGGGCTTGAGGAAGGCTCAGAACAATCCGCCATATTTGCACACTAGAGCAGGGCAGGATCAGGCCGTTATTAAAGCAGGATACTGTGTCAAACAGGGCGCTCTG ATGAAGAACTGGAAACGGAGATATTTTGTTCTGGAGCAGAACTCAATAAGTTACTTCAAGTCTGATCTG GAGAAGGAGCCTTTGAAGATTATTCTTCTAAAGGAGGTCCATAAGGTGCAGGAGTGCAAACACGG TGAAATAATGATGCGAGACAACCTCTTTGAAGTCGTCACAACCTCCAGAACCTTCTATATCCAG GCTGATAGTCCAGAGGAGATGCACAGCTGGATCAAGGCTATTTCAGGAGCCATTGTGGCTCAGAGGGGCCCAGGCCGGTCCGCAGCTTCT GAGCACATTGTTGGCAGCTCCTGTTTCTACCGCCAGCTCGCGGGTCACGCCATCCCCCGGACGCCCAGCCCTGCCGTGTCAGCCTACCCAGAATGCCGCGGTCCCACGAGGTCTGGCTTGGGACAGCGAGCACTTCATGAGCCTGCTGCCCCTGCCCCGCCCACACGCCCGCCTGTCACTGCAAGAGACCCGCCTCTCCAAGTGACTCATGAGTCGCCATGGCGGCGACGCAGCAGCTTTGGAATGTGTGACGTTCCTTTGCCCCAACTTGATCTGGATAGTGCGGATCTTCCTGTCAGCGAGGTCTGA
- the plekha1a gene encoding pleckstrin homology domain-containing family A member 1a isoform X2, whose protein sequence is MPYVDRQNRICGFLDIEDVENSGKFLRRYFILDTQQGSLVWYMDNPQNLPVGAKHVGSLSLTYISKVSDATKQRPKAEYCFVINAGMRKFFLQANDQQDLVEWVNALNNATKITVPKSSDAVHSESQRLASNGNKKQVPYKTEIIAGVAVVTQTQQDGEVAHSVVGEKVGLRKAQNNPPYLHTRAGQDQAVIKAGYCVKQGALMKNWKRRYFVLEQNSISYFKSDLEKEPLKIILLKEVHKVQECKHGEIMMRDNLFEVVTTSRTFYIQADSPEEMHSWIKAISGAIVAQRGPGRSAASMRQARRHSSPCIQRYTPRVTQGSTSTLLAAPVSTASSRVTPSPGRPALPCQPTQNAAVPRGLAWDSEHFMSLLPLPRPHARLSLQETRLSK, encoded by the exons ATGCCTTACGTGGACCGGCAGAACCGCATATGCGGTTTCCTGGATATCGAAGATGTGGAGAACAGTGGCAAGTTCCTGCGACGGTATTTCATCCTGGACACGCAACAGGGCAGTCTGGTCTGGTACATGGACAACCCTCAG AACTTGCCTGTAGGTGCCAAACATGTGGGTTCCCTCAGTCTCACCTACATATCCAAG GTCAGTGATGCCACCAAACAGAGGCCAAAGGCTGAGTACTGCTTTG TCATCAATGCAGGAATGAGGAAGTTCTTTCTGCAAGCTAATGATCAGCAGGATCTTGTGGAATGGGTCAACGCACTCAACAATGCAACCAAAATCACA GTCCCTAAGTCCTCTGATGCCGTTCACTCTGAGAGTCAGAGGTTGGCTTCAAATGGCAACAAGAAACAGGTCCCATACAAGACTGAGATCATTGCAGGAGTGGCTGTCGTCACACAGACACAG CAGGATGGAGAGGTGGCACACAGTGTTGTAGGAGAGAAGGTGGGCTTGAGGAAGGCTCAGAACAATCCGCCATATTTGCACACTAGAGCAGGGCAGGATCAGGCCGTTATTAAAGCAGGATACTGTGTCAAACAGGGCGCTCTG ATGAAGAACTGGAAACGGAGATATTTTGTTCTGGAGCAGAACTCAATAAGTTACTTCAAGTCTGATCTG GAGAAGGAGCCTTTGAAGATTATTCTTCTAAAGGAGGTCCATAAGGTGCAGGAGTGCAAACACGG TGAAATAATGATGCGAGACAACCTCTTTGAAGTCGTCACAACCTCCAGAACCTTCTATATCCAG GCTGATAGTCCAGAGGAGATGCACAGCTGGATCAAGGCTATTTCAGGAGCCATTGTGGCTCAGAGGGGCCCAGGCCGGTCCGCAGCTTCT ATGCGTCAGGCCAGAAGGCATTCAAGCCCCTGTATTCAGAGATACACACCACGTGTCACTCAAGGCAGCAC GAGCACATTGTTGGCAGCTCCTGTTTCTACCGCCAGCTCGCGGGTCACGCCATCCCCCGGACGCCCAGCCCTGCCGTGTCAGCCTACCCAGAATGCCGCGGTCCCACGAGGTCTGGCTTGGGACAGCGAGCACTTCATGAGCCTGCTGCCCCTGCCCCGCCCACACGCCCGCCTGTCACTGCAAGAGACCCGCCTCTCCAAGTGA
- the LOC137006711 gene encoding CUB and zona pellucida-like domain-containing protein 1 isoform X1, whose translation MEAPNFLLCLLLTAYQANTIGSWSWTTDDYSTHDPYAYSCWDNCGSHFGICSCTYSCQDNGNCCYDYNNYCSMTTDWPDTTGFPSCRYNCGHNLGSCSCNYNCYSYGNCCPDYNNYCFMTTEWPTTTGFPSCMWNCGYDLGSCSCTHNCQYYGNCCPDYDNYCLTTTEWTTLETTDDWWNTAEVSSELCGDYLTDWMGEFASPRYPNSYPNNSRCTWTIHSTEGTTVLLTFTDVYLETCCDYIRVYDGPSTHYPLLDEIRDYKNKSYNSSNNDLTVFFYTDGSISRRGFHAHWVFVDSTTDEGSCKNKCGELLPICGCDDRCQYHKDCCPDYDSYCSNTTEPTNWPTTVTHSCMWNCGYNFSSCSCTHDCQYYGNCCPDFHWYCPSDTTESHPQCGGHLYGSGLFSSPNYPNYYHDNAYCVWYLSAQQGQRIFLSFVDVQLERCCNCDYISVYDGSSTGYPLLGKICFNDTTNQVLHSSSRYLTVVFRSDYSGVSHGFKALFTSSLTANEGRVDCSSDNMVIVIQQSYLNSLGYSGNDLYVDDHLCRPTITSYEVVFSFPLDTCGTAKEMMNGYVSYTNNVRASQSQSGEITRQSQFLLHVGCRMEPDTIVQIFYKAKEIINANITGTGHFNASIAFYTSSSFYQQIYDFPYEVSLNQLLYVQVKLNRPDNSLDLFLDTCVASPNPNDFKDRSYDLLRNGCPRDNTYYSYTSGQHYYAQFSFRAFKFLRTHAYVYLQCKVIICPDNDYNSRCRQGCRYRRKRSLDSTYHTNTVTLGPIKLKGQRLDVESEKSKE comes from the exons ATGGAAGCCCCGAATTTCCTTCTCTGTCTGCTTCTAACTGCCTATCAGG CAAATACCATTGGATCATGGTCATGGACAACAG aTGACTATTCCACGCACGATCCAt ATGCCTATTCATGCTGGGATAACTGTGGATCCCACTTTGGCATTTGTTCATGTACATACTCCTGTCAGGACAATGGAAACTGTTGCTATGACTACAACA ACTACTGCTCAATGACCACCGACTGGCCAGATACAACAG GTTTCCCCTCCTGCAGGTATAATTGTGGACACAACCTCGGCAGCTGCTCATGCAACTACAACTGTTATAGCTATGGCAACTGTTGCCCTGACTACAACA ATTACTGCTTTATGACAACTGAATGGCCAACTACAACAG GTTTCCCCTCCTGCATGTGGAACTGTGGATATGACCTCGGCAGCTGCTCATGCACTCACAACTGTCAGTACTATGGCAACTGTTGCCCTGACTACGACA ATTACTGCCTTACAACAACTGAATGGACAACTTTAGAGACAACAG atgACTGGTGGAATACCGCTGAGGTTTCTTCAG AACTATGTGGTGACTATCTGACAGATTGGATGGGTGAATTTGCCAGCCCCCGGTACCCAAATAGCTACCCTAATAATTCACGATGCACATGGACCATTCATAGTACAGAGGGAACAACTGTGCTGTTGACCTTCACCGATGTTTA TTTGGAAACATGTTGTGATTACATCAGAGTATATGATGGTCCTTCTACCCACTACCCCTTACTGGACGAAATACGGGACTACAAGAACAAAAGCTACAACTCCAGCAacaatgatctgactgtgtTTTTCTACACTGATGGAAGTATATCAAGAAGAGGTTTTCACGCACACTGGGTCTTTGTAG ATTCAACAACAGACGAAGGCTCCTGCAAGAATAAATGTGGTGAATTACTTCCCATCTGTGGATGTGACGACCGCTGTCAATATCATAAAGACTGTTGCCCTGACTACGACA GCTACTGCTCAAATACTACAGAACCAACAAACTGGCCAACAACAG TAACTCACTCCTGCATGTGGAACTGTGGATACAACTTCAGCAGCTGCTCATGCACCCATGACTGTCAGTACTATGGCAACTGTTGCCCTGACTTTCACT GGTATTGCCCATCAGACACAACAG AATCTCACCCTCAGTGTGGAGGACACCTGTATGGCTCTGGACTGTTTTCCAGTCCAAACTACCCAAACTATTACCATGATAATGCCTACTGTGTGTGGTATCTCTCTGCTCAGCAAGGACAGAGGATCTTCCTGTCATTTGTTGATGTGCA ACTGGAGCGCTGCTGTAACTGTGACTACATCTCTGTATATGACGGCTCCTCCACTGGTTATCCACTGCTGGGAAAGATCTGCTTCAATGACACCACCAACCAGGTGTTGCACTCTTCTTCACGATACTTGACTGTCGTCTTCAGGAGTGACTACTCTGGCGTCAGCCATGGTTTTAAGGCCCTTTTCACAAGCTCTCTGACTGCAAATGAAG GTCGTGTGGATTGTTCCTCAGACAACATGGTCATTGTCATTCAACAGTCTTACCTCAACTCACTTGGGTACAGTGGAAATGACCTTTATGTGGATGATCATCTGTGCAGACCCACTATTACCAGTTATGAGGTTGTGTTCAGCTTCCCTCTCGACACATGTGGAACTGCCAAAGAG ATGATGAACGGTTATGTGTCCTACACCAACAATGTGCGGGCGTCTCAGTCTCAGTCGGGTGAGATCACTCGTCAGTCACAGTTCCTACTACACGTGGGTTGCCGAATGGAGCCGGACACTATAGTCCAGATATTCTACAAGGCCAAGGAGATCATCAATGCCAACATCACAGGAACGGGCCACTTCAATGCCAGCATAGCCTTCTACACCTCCAGCAGTTTCTACCAACAAATCTATGACTTTCCATATGAAGTCAGCCTGAATCAGCTTCTGTATGTTCAAGTCAAGCTAAACAGGCCTGACAACAGCCTGGATCTCTTCTTGGACACCTGTGTAGCATCTCCAAATCCCAATGACTTCAAAGACCGTTCGTATGACCTGCTGCGTAATGG ATGTCCTAGAGACAACACATATTATTCCTACACCAGCGGTCAGCACTATTATGCTCAGTTCAGTTTCCGGGCTTTCAAGTTCCTCCGGACTCACGCCTATGTGTACCTGCAGTGTAAAGTGATCATCTGCCCCGATAACGATTACAACTCTCGCTGCCGCCAAGGTTGCCGCTACCGTCGTAAGAGATCCCTCGACAGCACCTACCACACCAATACTGTGACGCTGGGGCCAATCAAACTCAAAG GTCAAAGGCTTGATGTGGAGTCTGAGAAGTCAAAGGAATGA
- the LOC137006711 gene encoding CUB and zona pellucida-like domain-containing protein 1 isoform X2 codes for MEAPNFLLCLLLTAYQANTIGSWSWTTDDYSTHDPYAYSCWDNCGSHFGICSCTYSCQDNGNCCYDYNNYCSMTTDWPDTTGFPSCRYNCGHNLGSCSCNYNCYSYGNCCPDYNNYCFMTTEWPTTTGFPSCMWNCGYDLGSCSCTHNCQYYGNCCPDYDNYCLTTTEWTTLETTELCGDYLTDWMGEFASPRYPNSYPNNSRCTWTIHSTEGTTVLLTFTDVYLETCCDYIRVYDGPSTHYPLLDEIRDYKNKSYNSSNNDLTVFFYTDGSISRRGFHAHWVFVDSTTDEGSCKNKCGELLPICGCDDRCQYHKDCCPDYDSYCSNTTEPTNWPTTVTHSCMWNCGYNFSSCSCTHDCQYYGNCCPDFHWYCPSDTTESHPQCGGHLYGSGLFSSPNYPNYYHDNAYCVWYLSAQQGQRIFLSFVDVQLERCCNCDYISVYDGSSTGYPLLGKICFNDTTNQVLHSSSRYLTVVFRSDYSGVSHGFKALFTSSLTANEGRVDCSSDNMVIVIQQSYLNSLGYSGNDLYVDDHLCRPTITSYEVVFSFPLDTCGTAKEMMNGYVSYTNNVRASQSQSGEITRQSQFLLHVGCRMEPDTIVQIFYKAKEIINANITGTGHFNASIAFYTSSSFYQQIYDFPYEVSLNQLLYVQVKLNRPDNSLDLFLDTCVASPNPNDFKDRSYDLLRNGCPRDNTYYSYTSGQHYYAQFSFRAFKFLRTHAYVYLQCKVIICPDNDYNSRCRQGCRYRRKRSLDSTYHTNTVTLGPIKLKGQRLDVESEKSKE; via the exons ATGGAAGCCCCGAATTTCCTTCTCTGTCTGCTTCTAACTGCCTATCAGG CAAATACCATTGGATCATGGTCATGGACAACAG aTGACTATTCCACGCACGATCCAt ATGCCTATTCATGCTGGGATAACTGTGGATCCCACTTTGGCATTTGTTCATGTACATACTCCTGTCAGGACAATGGAAACTGTTGCTATGACTACAACA ACTACTGCTCAATGACCACCGACTGGCCAGATACAACAG GTTTCCCCTCCTGCAGGTATAATTGTGGACACAACCTCGGCAGCTGCTCATGCAACTACAACTGTTATAGCTATGGCAACTGTTGCCCTGACTACAACA ATTACTGCTTTATGACAACTGAATGGCCAACTACAACAG GTTTCCCCTCCTGCATGTGGAACTGTGGATATGACCTCGGCAGCTGCTCATGCACTCACAACTGTCAGTACTATGGCAACTGTTGCCCTGACTACGACA ATTACTGCCTTACAACAACTGAATGGACAACTTTAGAGACAACAG AACTATGTGGTGACTATCTGACAGATTGGATGGGTGAATTTGCCAGCCCCCGGTACCCAAATAGCTACCCTAATAATTCACGATGCACATGGACCATTCATAGTACAGAGGGAACAACTGTGCTGTTGACCTTCACCGATGTTTA TTTGGAAACATGTTGTGATTACATCAGAGTATATGATGGTCCTTCTACCCACTACCCCTTACTGGACGAAATACGGGACTACAAGAACAAAAGCTACAACTCCAGCAacaatgatctgactgtgtTTTTCTACACTGATGGAAGTATATCAAGAAGAGGTTTTCACGCACACTGGGTCTTTGTAG ATTCAACAACAGACGAAGGCTCCTGCAAGAATAAATGTGGTGAATTACTTCCCATCTGTGGATGTGACGACCGCTGTCAATATCATAAAGACTGTTGCCCTGACTACGACA GCTACTGCTCAAATACTACAGAACCAACAAACTGGCCAACAACAG TAACTCACTCCTGCATGTGGAACTGTGGATACAACTTCAGCAGCTGCTCATGCACCCATGACTGTCAGTACTATGGCAACTGTTGCCCTGACTTTCACT GGTATTGCCCATCAGACACAACAG AATCTCACCCTCAGTGTGGAGGACACCTGTATGGCTCTGGACTGTTTTCCAGTCCAAACTACCCAAACTATTACCATGATAATGCCTACTGTGTGTGGTATCTCTCTGCTCAGCAAGGACAGAGGATCTTCCTGTCATTTGTTGATGTGCA ACTGGAGCGCTGCTGTAACTGTGACTACATCTCTGTATATGACGGCTCCTCCACTGGTTATCCACTGCTGGGAAAGATCTGCTTCAATGACACCACCAACCAGGTGTTGCACTCTTCTTCACGATACTTGACTGTCGTCTTCAGGAGTGACTACTCTGGCGTCAGCCATGGTTTTAAGGCCCTTTTCACAAGCTCTCTGACTGCAAATGAAG GTCGTGTGGATTGTTCCTCAGACAACATGGTCATTGTCATTCAACAGTCTTACCTCAACTCACTTGGGTACAGTGGAAATGACCTTTATGTGGATGATCATCTGTGCAGACCCACTATTACCAGTTATGAGGTTGTGTTCAGCTTCCCTCTCGACACATGTGGAACTGCCAAAGAG ATGATGAACGGTTATGTGTCCTACACCAACAATGTGCGGGCGTCTCAGTCTCAGTCGGGTGAGATCACTCGTCAGTCACAGTTCCTACTACACGTGGGTTGCCGAATGGAGCCGGACACTATAGTCCAGATATTCTACAAGGCCAAGGAGATCATCAATGCCAACATCACAGGAACGGGCCACTTCAATGCCAGCATAGCCTTCTACACCTCCAGCAGTTTCTACCAACAAATCTATGACTTTCCATATGAAGTCAGCCTGAATCAGCTTCTGTATGTTCAAGTCAAGCTAAACAGGCCTGACAACAGCCTGGATCTCTTCTTGGACACCTGTGTAGCATCTCCAAATCCCAATGACTTCAAAGACCGTTCGTATGACCTGCTGCGTAATGG ATGTCCTAGAGACAACACATATTATTCCTACACCAGCGGTCAGCACTATTATGCTCAGTTCAGTTTCCGGGCTTTCAAGTTCCTCCGGACTCACGCCTATGTGTACCTGCAGTGTAAAGTGATCATCTGCCCCGATAACGATTACAACTCTCGCTGCCGCCAAGGTTGCCGCTACCGTCGTAAGAGATCCCTCGACAGCACCTACCACACCAATACTGTGACGCTGGGGCCAATCAAACTCAAAG GTCAAAGGCTTGATGTGGAGTCTGAGAAGTCAAAGGAATGA